Within Cololabis saira isolate AMF1-May2022 chromosome 14, fColSai1.1, whole genome shotgun sequence, the genomic segment TCCATCTCCAGCCAGGATGTCAGGGATGGACGTTCTGCTGGTGGATCACAACGAGACTGGAATCCCTCCGGTGGACAACGGGACTTTCCTGCGCTTCTCCCCGACGTCGGCGTCCACGTCGGCGGCCGCTGCGTCGTCTCCAGGGCGCCAGGGGAACGTGTTCGTGTACGTGTGGCTCTTCCTGGGCCTGCTGGCCTTCCTGCTCACGCTGCTCATCATCTCCCTGCACCGGCTGAAGAACATAATCTCCTCCTCCGTCCCTGACGGCAGCAGCGAGGGCGGCAGCTCCTTCACCAACATGGAGATCTGCAGCATCTCCTCTCAGAGGTCCACCATCTCCACCCTCTCCACCTGAGGTCATGGGACGGGACTCTGCAGAAGCCACTCCAGCTGGCACTGTACATGCTTGCAAAGCAAACGACAAGCAAGCGTCCAGCAGGCAGAGGACACAGGGGTCTCACATGTGGCAGTGAGAGAAACACACACTTTACCAGCCAGAGATGAGTATGTTAGTGCTGCCGGTCCAGGGGTTCTGGTGCATCTGTACAACCTGCAAACGCCCTGGGATGAGAACCGGTGACTGGAGGGGTTTGACTTTGAGACAAGTGAACTTGAGCAACTGCTTTCCCACTGCCGTGAAAGATCCTgcatgttcgtttgtctggtgcaccataagaaaaccagtgaacagaatgaaAGTTATTACCcaattttctggactataagccgcacctgcatataagccgcatccgctctatttaaaaaaaaaaaaaaatatgcaagccgcagatatttctgttgttagtttagatatttactacatgtacagaaggattttgaactgtaaatgatgtacatgtttgtacctaaatagatcctttcctaacagtgtcttttaacacggcaacaACTTTGcagattaaaacgggacagaaccaagagaaaataaccggtatttatttatctatttatctgtttgaaatctgcttctacctacttctatctgctaaagaagaagtagcgtattcttctttgcatttattttgtcttagttttggttctaattccagttagagcaccccgagtggtggaagaaaaatccacagtatatggttcaaaacctatgaaaaaagtagcggcttatagtccagaaaatacggtacaaactttattatatcatgcacaatgttttccggctggaggtacacttttctcaaaccccaaaggtaggagagaaatgcacacggtgGTCATGGATCCAGtagtatttatactaaaaagggagatgttctttgtacgtgaaccccatctgccaaacatcagaccttcagccgtatatccctgtttattgcttcctagttaagatgtcaacccagataatggatgagacccatcagtgttaaaccatatgtttctcttcattgtcttcacctaaggaaacagcctagtcataaaacaggagttgaccctgcaactagagaaaacagtctagtcataaaacaggagttgaccctgcaactagagaaaacagcctagtcataaaacaggagttgaccctgcaactagagaaaacagtctagtcataaaaccggagttgacgctgcaactagagaaaacagcctaatcataaaacaggagttgaccctgcaactagagaaaacagcctagtcataaaacaggagttgaccctgcaactagagaaaacagcctagtcataaaacaggagttgaccctgcaactagagaaaacagcctagtcataaaacaggacttgaccctgcaactagagaaaacagctgaaCTATAACTGAACTCCTGAACAGGAGGCGAGCCTGCAAATACagaaaaaccaccagtgtagaatcttatagaaaaaaaccctcaaactcttaaacaatttcataaaatcctaacagccggaacaacaaaaacataataaaacacTATTcacttcttctttccttttactTTATGAGAAACGACTTTTCTTCAAAGTCAAGCTTTGTACAGCGTATGTGATAATCTTTGTCCTCTGCAAAAAATCAATCTCAAAATGATGTGAATGGACATCACTTTGTACAGAACTGCATGCATGTGTCCCATCTGCTCGGAAAGAGTGGGGGATGAAAACCATGAGATGAACTTACTGTGAAAATGCCCGACGGGCTCCCAATGCCCCGAAAAGTCTGGACAAGGCTGCACAAGGAAGGTGGCAGAGTATTGCCAGAGAAGCAGCTTGCTGCAGCTGACGAAGGAGGTCAAAGCGGCAAAAACTAGCGATGAAATCCGTGTCCTGAgcgacagggctgccctctcgtGCCCGTCGTGTCGTGTGGGGCTGATTCAGTCTTTATGGACAGCTGTCTGCAGCCGGCAGCCTCACCTGGATTCCAGAAGGATGCTGCAGCCGTCTTTgccccctcccttccttcatctGTGCTGAAGGCTCATCTAACACTGTGGGGAAAGTACGCTAGGCAttcaaagcaacaaaaaaaaaggaaactttcATTCAATTTTCTCAAACTTTTTCAACAAAATTCAATCAAGTTACAGCAGGAACACAAAGGCCCAGAGAGGAAAGATGGCACCAAGACAGAATTGTTCCTGAGAAAAATCCTCCTGCTTTTCATATTAATGTGAAC encodes:
- the LOC133460191 gene encoding serine-rich and transmembrane domain-containing protein 1-like, whose translation is MSGMDVLLVDHNETGIPPVDNGTFLRFSPTSASTSAAAASSPGRQGNVFVYVWLFLGLLAFLLTLLIISLHRLKNIISSSVPDGSSEGGSSFTNMEICSISSQRSTISTLST